A region from the Rheinheimera mangrovi genome encodes:
- the nhaC gene encoding Na+/H+ antiporter NhaC: protein MEQLPVTRQIKAPSFLDASIPLIVLVVLLSLSVYLYGSDSSYGANQIALFVAAFIGVVIGLKNGYSWADIEQAMVKGISLSLGALLILFSVGALIGTWLLAGTVPSLIYFGLQLLDPSWFYAASCLLCAVVAISIGSSWTTAATIGVALIGVAAGLGMSPAVTAGAIVSGAYFGDKMSPVSETTNLAPAVAGSNLFDHIRHMTWTTIPSLLIALIIFAVMGFNADASADDSQIRAISEALQQHFVISPMMLVPLLVLMAMAVKKVPAFPTVFIGAILGGVWAVLFQPQLVAKMADPQLNGVLATLKVVWSTLHGGFVIETQNVELDKLLNGGGMVKMLNTCWLIFSAMMFGAVLEHTGLLRKFVEAILHKAHSTGSLITSTIATCIATNILTADQYMAIVMPGRMFKEEYERRGLAPVNLSRTLEDGGTITSPLIPWNTCGAYMHGVLNVNPLDYAMYAFFNLINPVLAVIYAYMGIKVLKLTPPDTPITAAVQGNK, encoded by the coding sequence ATGGAACAACTACCTGTAACACGCCAAATTAAAGCGCCGAGCTTTTTAGATGCCAGCATCCCTCTGATTGTGCTGGTCGTTTTACTTAGTCTGTCGGTTTATTTATATGGCAGCGATTCGTCTTATGGTGCCAATCAGATCGCTCTTTTTGTTGCGGCTTTTATTGGCGTGGTGATAGGTCTGAAAAATGGCTATAGCTGGGCTGATATAGAACAAGCTATGGTCAAAGGTATTTCTTTGTCATTAGGTGCCTTACTGATCCTTTTTTCTGTAGGTGCCTTAATTGGAACATGGTTACTGGCTGGTACTGTTCCTTCATTGATCTATTTTGGTCTGCAGTTGCTCGATCCCTCCTGGTTCTACGCAGCCAGCTGTTTGTTGTGTGCTGTAGTGGCGATCAGTATAGGTAGCAGCTGGACTACAGCGGCCACTATAGGTGTAGCGCTGATTGGTGTTGCCGCAGGCTTAGGAATGTCACCTGCTGTGACTGCCGGAGCTATAGTTTCAGGCGCTTATTTTGGCGACAAAATGTCACCGGTTAGTGAAACTACCAACCTTGCCCCTGCCGTTGCCGGTTCGAACTTATTTGACCATATCCGGCATATGACCTGGACCACTATTCCAAGTCTGTTAATCGCTCTGATTATTTTTGCCGTAATGGGGTTTAATGCCGATGCTTCAGCGGACGACTCACAAATTCGTGCGATCAGCGAAGCCTTGCAGCAGCATTTTGTCATCAGCCCAATGATGTTAGTGCCGTTGCTGGTATTGATGGCGATGGCTGTAAAAAAAGTGCCGGCTTTTCCTACCGTATTTATTGGTGCTATTTTAGGAGGTGTCTGGGCTGTGTTATTTCAGCCGCAATTGGTTGCAAAAATGGCGGATCCGCAACTCAACGGCGTACTGGCAACTTTGAAAGTGGTATGGTCTACCTTGCACGGCGGTTTTGTGATCGAGACCCAGAATGTCGAATTAGATAAGCTGTTGAACGGTGGCGGCATGGTAAAAATGCTCAACACCTGTTGGCTGATTTTTTCCGCCATGATGTTTGGTGCCGTGTTGGAACACACAGGTTTGTTACGCAAATTTGTTGAGGCTATTTTGCACAAGGCGCACAGTACGGGCTCATTAATTACCAGCACTATAGCTACTTGTATCGCGACCAATATTTTAACCGCTGATCAGTATATGGCGATCGTTATGCCGGGCCGTATGTTTAAAGAAGAGTACGAGCGTCGTGGTTTAGCGCCGGTGAATCTGTCACGCACTTTAGAAGATGGCGGTACTATTACAAGCCCATTGATCCCATGGAATACCTGTGGTGCTTATATGCATGGTGTACTGAACGTGAATCCGCTGGATTACGCCATGTATGCATTTTTTAACCTGATTAATCCGGTCTTGGCTGTTATTTATGCCTATATGGGTATTAAGGTGTTAAAGCTAACACCTCCAGACACGCCAATTACAGCGGCCGTACAAGGTAACAAATAA
- the prc gene encoding carboxy terminal-processing peptidase yields MKKISSLAAFFLVIGSSVAAPVISPVPNLAQEPQHATASKRVTNYFTREHYLGLRIDDELSSKVFDRYLKSLDFFRNVLLKSDVDGFEKYRNEFDNGLAKGQFDFAYQMFNLSMTRRLERYDYAISLLDKPFDFTAKDSYEFEREDAPWAADVAQLNELWRQKVKFDALNLKLAGKTAEETTKLLKKRYENAKKRLLQTESEDVFQIVMNSYARSIEAHTSYLSPRNAERFQQEMNLSLEGIGAVLQSDDDFTVIMSLVPGGPADMTKKIKPKDKIIGVAQGEEEFVDVVGWRLDDVVDLIKGPKGSTVRLQVLVGGDASKGVPTQISIVRDKIRLEDRAAKAEILEPKLSPLGKKIGVINIPSFYNNLTEDVKKEIASLKQQNVDGIIVDLRGNGGGSLPEAVTLTGLFIDKGPVVQIREAGNRISISQDQDGSVFYNGPLTVMVDRYSASASEIFAAAMQDYGRALIVGEHTFGKGTVQQHRGLGRVYDMFEESLGSVQFTIAKFYRIDGGSTQHKGVIPDILFPSPIEPGEWGESKEENALPWDSIPAAQYTASDDIKKAVPLLQKKHQERFSKETEYKYLMDDIALYNKEKDEKTISLNEQERLKKKDENTARDLQRVNERLTRLKLPTVKNLDDLPEVLEKLDPLLEETAQITADMLSLGHLAKRAD; encoded by the coding sequence ATGAAAAAAATTTCCAGCTTAGCGGCATTTTTTCTGGTGATCGGTAGCAGCGTTGCTGCGCCGGTGATTTCTCCTGTACCAAATCTGGCACAGGAACCACAGCATGCAACCGCCAGTAAACGAGTGACCAACTATTTTACCCGCGAGCACTATTTAGGCTTGCGTATTGACGACGAGTTATCGTCAAAAGTTTTTGACCGCTACTTAAAAAGTCTGGATTTTTTCCGTAACGTTTTACTGAAATCAGACGTTGACGGCTTTGAAAAATACCGTAACGAGTTTGATAACGGTTTGGCGAAAGGGCAATTTGATTTCGCTTATCAAATGTTTAATTTGAGCATGACCCGCCGTCTTGAGCGTTATGATTATGCAATCAGCTTGCTGGATAAACCTTTTGATTTCACAGCAAAAGATAGCTATGAGTTTGAGCGTGAAGACGCACCTTGGGCTGCTGATGTAGCCCAGCTAAACGAGCTGTGGCGTCAAAAAGTGAAGTTTGATGCGCTGAATCTGAAGTTAGCTGGTAAAACAGCAGAAGAGACGACCAAGCTGCTGAAAAAACGCTACGAAAATGCCAAGAAGCGTTTGTTACAAACAGAAAGTGAAGATGTTTTCCAGATTGTGATGAACTCCTACGCCCGCAGCATCGAAGCGCACACTTCCTATTTATCACCACGCAACGCTGAGCGTTTCCAACAAGAAATGAACCTGTCGCTGGAAGGTATAGGGGCAGTGCTGCAAAGTGACGATGATTTCACTGTGATTATGAGTCTGGTGCCAGGTGGCCCGGCCGATATGACAAAAAAAATCAAACCAAAAGATAAAATTATTGGTGTTGCTCAGGGCGAAGAAGAATTTGTTGATGTAGTTGGCTGGCGTCTGGATGATGTCGTGGATCTGATCAAAGGTCCGAAAGGCTCGACTGTGCGTCTTCAGGTATTAGTAGGTGGCGATGCGTCCAAAGGGGTGCCTACTCAGATTTCTATTGTCCGCGATAAAATCCGTTTAGAAGACAGAGCGGCAAAAGCCGAAATTCTTGAACCTAAACTGAGTCCGTTGGGTAAAAAGATTGGCGTCATTAATATTCCAAGCTTTTACAATAATCTGACAGAAGATGTGAAGAAAGAAATAGCCAGCTTAAAGCAGCAGAATGTTGACGGTATTATTGTTGACTTACGTGGCAATGGCGGTGGTTCTTTACCTGAGGCTGTCACCTTAACTGGCTTATTTATTGATAAAGGCCCTGTGGTGCAGATCCGTGAAGCGGGTAACCGTATCAGCATCAGCCAGGATCAGGACGGTAGCGTATTCTACAATGGCCCTCTGACTGTGATGGTCGATCGCTACAGCGCATCAGCTTCGGAGATTTTCGCTGCTGCTATGCAGGACTATGGTCGAGCTTTGATTGTCGGCGAACATACCTTTGGTAAAGGGACTGTGCAACAGCACCGCGGTTTAGGCCGGGTTTACGATATGTTTGAAGAGTCTTTAGGTTCAGTGCAGTTTACCATTGCTAAGTTCTATCGCATCGATGGTGGCAGTACTCAGCACAAAGGTGTGATCCCTGATATTTTATTCCCATCGCCAATAGAACCGGGCGAGTGGGGCGAAAGCAAAGAAGAAAACGCCTTGCCGTGGGATAGCATCCCGGCTGCTCAGTACACAGCATCGGATGACATTAAAAAGGCTGTGCCGCTGTTACAGAAAAAGCATCAGGAACGTTTCAGTAAGGAAACTGAGTACAAATACCTGATGGACGATATTGCTCTGTATAACAAAGAAAAAGATGAAAAAACTATTTCATTAAATGAGCAGGAACGCCTGAAGAAAAAAGACGAAAACACTGCCCGCGATTTACAACGTGTCAATGAGCGTTTAACACGATTGAAGTTGCCAACAGTGAAAAACCTGGATGATTTACCAGAAGTGTTGGAGAAGCTGGATCCTCTGCTGGAAGAGACAGCTCAGATCACCGCAGATATGTTAAGTCTGGGGCATTTGGCAAAACGCGCTGACTAG
- the proQ gene encoding RNA chaperone ProQ, which translates to MTTPTEQIQAQPAGKDVKQILAELSEKFPLCFSQSGEAKPLKIGIFQDLAQRLSEEDGISKTQIRHALRLYTSSWRYLSGVKVGVARVDLDGQAGDLIDEQQATHAAETLEQSKAKAAEVRKAKAAAERAKHKEQQKDQPKAPASDKPAYKKSPSNKATVSAKAARLHSKPQTTEKVVTEQAVELIALNTATLKVGSAVQLKVGLKPVPATVLEVVKNDVVVQLASGMVIKTQGDKLFQA; encoded by the coding sequence ATGACAACCCCAACTGAACAAATCCAAGCTCAACCTGCAGGCAAAGATGTGAAACAAATCCTCGCCGAACTTAGCGAAAAGTTTCCTCTGTGTTTTAGCCAAAGCGGTGAAGCTAAACCTCTGAAAATTGGTATTTTTCAGGACTTAGCACAGCGGTTGTCTGAAGAAGATGGCATCAGCAAAACCCAAATCCGTCATGCTTTACGTCTGTATACCTCCAGCTGGCGTTATTTGTCTGGAGTCAAAGTGGGTGTAGCCCGCGTTGATTTGGACGGTCAGGCCGGTGATTTGATTGACGAACAACAGGCAACTCACGCTGCTGAAACTTTAGAGCAAAGCAAAGCCAAGGCTGCAGAAGTTCGCAAAGCTAAAGCTGCAGCAGAACGCGCTAAACACAAAGAGCAGCAAAAAGACCAGCCTAAGGCTCCGGCCTCAGACAAACCTGCTTACAAAAAATCTCCGTCAAATAAAGCCACTGTCTCAGCAAAAGCGGCCAGACTTCACTCTAAGCCTCAGACCACAGAAAAAGTGGTTACGGAGCAAGCGGTTGAACTTATTGCATTAAATACAGCCACATTAAAAGTTGGCAGTGCTGTGCAGTTAAAAGTAGGGCTGAAACCAGTGCCTGCAACTGTACTTGAAGTAGTTAAAAATGATGTTGTGGTGCAGCTTGCCTCAGGTATGGTGATTAAAACCCAAGGGGATAAGCTGTTCCAGGCTTAA
- a CDS encoding GAF domain-containing protein — MREQKSEFYQLLQQQAQSLIEDETDLIANMANLSALLFNEMPDLNWSGFYILRDDVLVLGPFQGKVACVRIPVGKGVCGTAVASGEIQLVKDVHEFPGHIACDAASNSEIVLPVRHNGKIIAVLDIDSPSLARFDLDDQQGLAGLVQLFEQHLARTL, encoded by the coding sequence ATGCGTGAGCAAAAATCAGAATTTTATCAGCTGCTGCAACAGCAAGCTCAGTCTCTGATCGAAGACGAAACAGACCTGATTGCTAACATGGCAAATCTGAGTGCGTTGCTCTTTAATGAAATGCCTGATCTGAATTGGTCAGGCTTTTATATTTTAAGGGACGACGTTTTAGTGTTAGGACCCTTTCAGGGCAAAGTGGCCTGCGTACGTATTCCGGTCGGTAAGGGCGTTTGTGGCACAGCTGTGGCCAGTGGTGAAATCCAGTTGGTGAAAGATGTCCACGAATTTCCGGGCCATATTGCCTGCGATGCAGCCAGTAACTCAGAAATTGTGTTACCTGTACGCCATAACGGCAAGATTATTGCGGTGCTGGATATTGACAGTCCAAGCCTGGCTCGTTTTGATCTGGATGACCAACAAGGTTTAGCTGGGTTGGTTCAGCTGTTTGAACAGCATCTGGCGCGGACTTTATGA
- a CDS encoding SIMPL domain-containing protein, whose amino-acid sequence MKTKLVAFLVCSLSFVALADTPAVKTVTVSGSAVMQAKPDAVRLSMQIQQTSEKVSDAKQKVDDQVAALTKALRKLGIKEEQLNNAPLRIQPDYQHDPERKLPQRYVVSRDITVSLNDLSLYSTVLQQAADLGVTQMNQAEFLVSESDELYQKALQQAFTHAKTKAALLAKANGLKLGSAQKINEQGYAPAPVMKMARAMADGAEVSFGQTDIRAEVSVEFEMNSH is encoded by the coding sequence ATGAAAACAAAATTAGTAGCTTTTCTGGTTTGTAGTCTGAGCTTTGTCGCTTTAGCCGATACGCCAGCGGTAAAAACCGTCACTGTATCCGGCTCTGCCGTGATGCAAGCCAAACCTGATGCGGTGCGTTTGAGCATGCAAATTCAGCAGACCTCAGAGAAAGTAAGTGATGCGAAACAAAAAGTCGATGATCAGGTGGCCGCATTAACGAAAGCTTTGCGTAAACTGGGTATAAAAGAGGAGCAACTGAACAATGCACCTTTGCGTATTCAACCTGATTATCAGCACGACCCTGAGCGCAAATTACCACAACGTTATGTGGTCAGCCGCGATATCACGGTGTCTTTAAATGACTTATCGCTGTACAGCACAGTGCTGCAACAAGCGGCTGATTTAGGCGTGACTCAGATGAATCAGGCTGAATTTTTAGTCAGCGAGTCCGATGAGTTGTATCAAAAAGCGCTGCAACAGGCTTTTACTCATGCCAAAACCAAGGCTGCTTTGTTAGCAAAAGCCAACGGTTTAAAACTTGGTTCTGCGCAAAAAATCAATGAACAGGGTTATGCTCCGGCGCCTGTGATGAAGATGGCCAGAGCCATGGCTGATGGTGCTGAAGTCAGCTTTGGTCAGACCGATATCAGAGCCGAAGTGTCAGTTGAGTTTGAAATGAACAGTCATTGA
- a CDS encoding M1 family metallopeptidase: MRVVLLLLFILAAKVQAGDPHSFSNFALVSHPQLTLDLTADFEKQQLSGFVELQLDWHHPDVRELILDSRDLSIEKVVGQSAEGRWLKLTHSFGEKSPAHGQALRIEFPAQFPKVRIYYHTSPQASGLQWLTKEQTSEKQQPFMYSQSQSIHARSWIPLQDTPAVRLNYQARIHTPKELLAVMGADNSANTDKDGDYFFRMPQAIPAYLIALAIGDLEFKAMSERTGIYAEKVWLDKAVTEFSDTEQMMQVASAMYGEYPWGRYDLLILPASFPFGGMENPRLSFITPTVIAGDKSLVSLIAHELAHSWSGNLVTNGSWHELWLNEGFTNYVENRIMEQVFGPERALLERQLSVQDLENDLDQLEPKDTLLVTDYTGRDPDDAFTQVPYVKGMLFLQFLEQRFGRAVFDPFLKNYFQTFAFQSMDTEKFLRYMRKTLLNDPDIVSMGEVLEWLYQPGLASTFVAPESDAFKQVDQQLALWKKSGKLTDLQTNSWSIHHWLHFIGQLAATVDTTQLQQLDQGFGLSQSQNAEVATAWFKVALAKNYTEAQPALEQFLIRVGRRKFVVPLYQQLSQSPKTFDWAKVVYQKARAGYHPLTQSAVDKVLKLH; the protein is encoded by the coding sequence ATGCGTGTTGTTCTATTGTTGCTGTTTATCCTCGCTGCCAAAGTTCAGGCAGGCGATCCTCATAGTTTCAGCAACTTTGCCTTAGTCAGTCACCCACAACTAACGCTGGATTTAACTGCTGATTTTGAAAAGCAGCAACTCTCTGGTTTTGTTGAGCTGCAACTGGACTGGCATCATCCGGATGTGCGAGAGCTTATTCTGGATAGCCGGGATTTGAGTATTGAAAAAGTTGTAGGGCAATCTGCTGAAGGCCGATGGTTGAAACTAACTCATAGCTTTGGGGAGAAATCGCCTGCTCACGGCCAGGCGCTACGCATAGAGTTTCCGGCCCAATTTCCCAAGGTGCGTATTTATTACCACACCAGCCCACAAGCCTCCGGCTTGCAGTGGCTGACCAAAGAGCAAACCAGCGAAAAACAACAGCCTTTTATGTATAGCCAGTCGCAGTCTATTCATGCCCGTAGCTGGATCCCATTGCAGGATACACCTGCAGTGCGGCTGAATTATCAAGCCCGTATTCATACACCCAAAGAGTTACTGGCCGTGATGGGTGCAGATAATAGTGCCAATACTGACAAAGACGGCGATTATTTTTTCCGTATGCCTCAGGCCATTCCTGCTTATCTGATAGCTCTTGCGATAGGGGATTTAGAATTCAAAGCCATGTCGGAACGCACCGGAATCTATGCCGAAAAAGTATGGCTGGATAAAGCAGTCACCGAGTTTTCGGATACAGAGCAGATGATGCAAGTGGCAAGCGCTATGTATGGCGAATACCCTTGGGGCCGCTACGACTTGCTGATTTTACCGGCCAGTTTTCCTTTTGGTGGTATGGAAAACCCGCGTTTGTCTTTTATTACGCCTACTGTGATAGCAGGTGACAAAAGTCTGGTTAGTTTAATAGCGCATGAGCTGGCACATTCCTGGTCCGGTAATTTAGTCACCAATGGCAGCTGGCACGAACTCTGGCTGAATGAAGGTTTTACTAACTATGTAGAAAACCGCATTATGGAGCAGGTATTTGGCCCAGAACGTGCCTTGCTGGAGCGTCAACTGTCGGTACAGGACTTAGAAAACGATCTCGACCAGCTAGAGCCAAAAGACACCTTATTGGTGACCGACTACACAGGCCGTGATCCTGACGACGCTTTTACTCAGGTGCCTTATGTCAAAGGTATGTTATTCCTGCAGTTTTTAGAGCAACGTTTTGGCCGCGCTGTGTTTGATCCGTTCTTAAAGAACTATTTCCAGACCTTTGCGTTTCAAAGTATGGATACCGAAAAATTCCTGCGTTATATGCGTAAAACCCTGCTGAATGACCCAGATATTGTTTCTATGGGAGAAGTACTGGAATGGTTGTATCAACCGGGTCTCGCCAGCACTTTTGTAGCGCCAGAGTCTGATGCTTTTAAACAGGTGGATCAACAACTGGCTTTATGGAAAAAAAGCGGCAAGCTGACGGATTTACAAACAAACAGCTGGAGTATTCACCATTGGTTACATTTTATTGGGCAATTGGCTGCTACTGTCGACACCACCCAGCTACAACAGCTGGACCAAGGCTTTGGTTTAAGCCAGAGTCAAAATGCGGAAGTAGCAACAGCCTGGTTTAAAGTGGCGCTGGCAAAAAACTATACAGAAGCTCAACCTGCGCTGGAGCAGTTTTTAATCAGAGTAGGACGGCGTAAGTTTGTAGTGCCTTTGTATCAGCAACTCAGTCAAAGTCCAAAAACTTTCGACTGGGCTAAAGTGGTGTATCAGAAAGCCCGGGCTGGTTATCACCCTTTAACTCAGTCGGCTGTTGATAAGGTACTGAAGCTTCATTAA
- a CDS encoding protein kinase domain-containing protein, whose protein sequence is MDKHQLRNFYIPEEQSVYLLNANDAKKLKDWVALCISELEKLGYRQIELVGKGAYGFVFAGLDQKQQDVVFKFSRINLPPHIQERLADEGYMLSQAAHPNVPPFFTYQLVKKQGILMMGRAKGVDLEQYSLKQGRMPVRLLLDIATQLASLLLALRRHKKDGEIAPIVHGDIKPSNIVYDESTNQISLVDWGSSVFAQLDSEGHYIGTNVMQLMSADLQTSNARLGDVYFIGPEQRTGALSSPRFDEQGVASTLYALASGQSCRFGRKAIPARSLGLPMEFATMLDSMLADDLLLRQQAGDYFLKAMPRLNHLVTPDLPLLSTESVLPVWISEKAQELDTVVYSSRKSFLREHSDEEGIQYIDDVQLERYYKNYLEGMGETEKAFVAAVSRLGRYPVVGGIAIHWQSTGVYIDSSLNLFDERLQKAFAVAVNNVVQLARSIAKVGIFKACLFDARQTIHIARDSIDLPFVVPVGTTLKYELGQSQLDDSSAQHSYFEDGKDPDEQLVLPDSIMDDLAALNLIRHTGCIIFEVTPLYMKIHNYYRLLEPAAEAQFADLLQSILAKVPLISGEGVGGFMKLPHKDTRHFSHQSQQELCYYPANPMNYRKN, encoded by the coding sequence ATGGATAAACATCAGCTTCGTAACTTCTATATCCCCGAAGAGCAATCGGTTTACTTGCTCAACGCCAATGACGCTAAAAAGCTTAAAGACTGGGTGGCGCTCTGTATTTCTGAACTGGAGAAACTGGGTTACCGTCAAATCGAGCTGGTCGGCAAGGGCGCTTATGGTTTTGTCTTTGCCGGTCTTGATCAGAAACAGCAGGATGTGGTGTTTAAATTCTCCCGTATTAATCTGCCGCCTCATATTCAGGAACGTTTAGCCGACGAAGGCTATATGTTGTCACAGGCGGCTCATCCGAACGTGCCGCCATTTTTTACTTATCAGCTGGTAAAAAAGCAGGGTATTTTAATGATGGGCCGCGCCAAAGGTGTGGATCTGGAGCAATACAGCCTGAAACAGGGCCGTATGCCGGTGCGGTTATTACTGGATATTGCTACTCAGCTTGCGAGTTTATTGCTGGCACTGCGGCGTCATAAAAAAGACGGCGAAATTGCGCCTATAGTGCATGGTGATATTAAGCCATCCAATATCGTCTACGATGAGAGCACCAATCAAATCAGTCTGGTCGATTGGGGCTCGTCGGTGTTTGCTCAGCTCGACAGTGAAGGTCATTATATTGGCACCAACGTGATGCAACTGATGTCAGCCGATTTGCAAACATCCAACGCCCGTTTAGGTGATGTGTATTTTATTGGCCCGGAGCAGCGAACCGGTGCTTTATCCAGCCCACGTTTTGATGAGCAGGGAGTGGCCAGTACTTTGTATGCCTTAGCGTCGGGCCAATCCTGTCGTTTTGGTCGCAAAGCGATACCTGCACGAAGCCTGGGTTTACCGATGGAATTTGCCACTATGCTCGACAGCATGCTGGCGGATGATTTGCTGTTGCGCCAGCAAGCCGGTGATTATTTCTTAAAAGCTATGCCTCGCTTAAACCATCTGGTGACGCCAGATTTGCCGCTGTTAAGCACTGAATCTGTATTGCCGGTCTGGATCAGCGAGAAAGCACAGGAGCTGGATACTGTGGTCTATTCATCGCGTAAATCCTTTTTGCGGGAGCACAGCGACGAAGAAGGCATTCAGTACATAGACGATGTGCAGCTGGAGCGTTACTACAAAAACTACCTTGAAGGTATGGGCGAAACCGAAAAAGCTTTTGTGGCTGCTGTCAGTCGTTTAGGCCGTTATCCAGTGGTCGGTGGTATAGCTATTCATTGGCAAAGCACAGGGGTTTATATCGACTCCAGCCTTAATTTGTTTGACGAGCGCCTGCAAAAAGCCTTTGCTGTGGCTGTGAACAACGTGGTGCAACTAGCGCGATCCATTGCCAAAGTCGGTATTTTTAAAGCCTGTTTATTTGACGCCCGCCAGACCATCCATATAGCGCGCGACAGCATAGATTTGCCTTTTGTGGTGCCAGTAGGCACAACGCTGAAGTACGAGCTGGGCCAGAGCCAACTAGACGATAGCAGCGCTCAGCACAGTTATTTTGAAGATGGTAAAGATCCAGACGAACAACTGGTGTTGCCGGATAGCATTATGGACGACCTGGCTGCGCTAAATTTAATCCGCCATACCGGCTGTATTATTTTTGAAGTGACGCCTTTGTATATGAAAATACACAACTATTACCGTTTGCTTGAGCCCGCAGCTGAAGCGCAATTTGCCGACTTGTTGCAAAGTATTCTGGCCAAGGTGCCTTTGATCAGTGGCGAAGGGGTCGGTGGTTTTATGAAACTACCGCACAAAGACACCCGGCATTTCAGTCACCAGAGCCAGCAGGAACTTTGTTATTATCCTGCCAATCCTATGAATTATCGTAAGAATTAG
- a CDS encoding dihydrolipoyllysine-residue acetyltransferase gives MKKDFILPDIGEGIVECEIVEWLVKEGDRITEDQPVCDVMTDKALVQIPAVYDGVVTKLYYAKGDIAKVHAPLFEMDTVGAAPVVAAPSAPAQATPVQAAAAATGKQLEDFILPDIGEGIVECEIVEWLIKEGDVLAEDQPVCDVMTDKALVQIPAKYAGKVVKLHYAKGEIAKVHSPLFQQEIAGASTSVVAVVATPVAAPVCAAKAASVTAASTAAPAGNGKALASPAVRRLARELSIDLSLVPGSGDKGRVYKEDVKAYANGGATSAVAKAEATPVKAAATAAVVSSSGGSRVEPIKGIKAAMARQMQDSVSTIPHFTYCEEIDLTELIALRSQLKDQYAKQGIKLTLMPFFMKAMSLAIKQFPIMNSQVNSDCSELTYFDDHNIGIAVDSKVGLLVPNIKGCQNKSIVQIAQELTKLTDAAREGRVSPAELKGGTITISNIGAIGGTVATPIINKPEVAIVALGKTQLLPRFNAKGEVEGRSLMQISWSGDHRVIDGGTIARFTNLWKSYLEQPSSMLLSMV, from the coding sequence ATGAAAAAAGATTTTATTCTGCCGGACATTGGCGAAGGCATAGTCGAGTGTGAAATCGTGGAATGGCTGGTGAAAGAAGGTGATCGTATCACTGAAGACCAGCCGGTTTGTGACGTAATGACCGACAAAGCTTTAGTGCAAATCCCCGCTGTGTACGACGGTGTAGTGACCAAACTTTATTACGCCAAAGGTGATATCGCCAAAGTTCATGCACCTTTGTTTGAAATGGATACAGTCGGCGCTGCGCCTGTTGTTGCGGCTCCATCTGCTCCAGCTCAAGCAACTCCAGTTCAGGCAGCAGCTGCAGCCACGGGTAAACAGCTGGAAGACTTTATCCTGCCTGATATAGGTGAAGGTATTGTTGAATGTGAAATTGTTGAGTGGCTGATTAAAGAAGGCGATGTATTGGCCGAAGATCAACCCGTCTGCGATGTCATGACCGACAAAGCTCTGGTGCAAATACCTGCAAAATACGCTGGTAAAGTGGTGAAGCTACATTACGCCAAAGGTGAAATTGCCAAAGTGCATAGCCCGCTGTTTCAGCAGGAAATTGCTGGTGCTTCGACTTCTGTTGTGGCTGTTGTTGCAACGCCCGTTGCTGCTCCGGTCTGTGCGGCCAAAGCAGCCTCTGTTACTGCAGCATCCACTGCAGCTCCAGCCGGCAATGGCAAAGCCTTAGCCAGCCCAGCAGTGCGTCGTTTAGCCCGTGAACTTAGCATCGACTTATCCTTAGTGCCTGGCTCTGGCGACAAAGGCCGGGTCTATAAAGAAGATGTCAAAGCTTATGCCAATGGCGGAGCTACTTCTGCTGTAGCCAAAGCTGAAGCGACGCCGGTTAAAGCTGCTGCAACCGCAGCTGTTGTTTCCAGCTCTGGTGGCAGTCGTGTGGAGCCTATCAAAGGTATTAAAGCGGCTATGGCGCGCCAGATGCAGGATTCGGTCTCGACTATTCCGCATTTTACCTACTGTGAAGAAATTGATTTAACAGAGCTGATTGCACTTCGCAGCCAACTGAAAGATCAATATGCCAAGCAGGGTATTAAGCTGACATTGATGCCGTTTTTTATGAAAGCCATGTCGCTGGCGATTAAGCAGTTCCCCATTATGAACAGCCAGGTCAATAGCGACTGTTCAGAGCTGACCTATTTTGATGACCACAATATTGGTATAGCAGTGGACTCTAAAGTGGGTTTACTGGTGCCGAATATCAAAGGTTGTCAGAACAAATCCATAGTGCAAATCGCTCAGGAACTGACCAAGCTGACAGACGCAGCCCGTGAAGGCCGTGTCAGCCCGGCAGAACTCAAAGGTGGCACTATCACCATCTCCAACATTGGCGCTATTGGTGGCACTGTGGCGACACCTATTATCAACAAGCCGGAAGTGGCGATAGTAGCGCTGGGTAAAACCCAGTTGTTACCACGCTTTAATGCCAAAGGTGAAGTGGAAGGCCGCTCTTTGATGCAAATCAGCTGGTCTGGTGATCACCGTGTCATAGACGGTGGCACCATAGCCCGTTTCACTAACTTGTGGAAAAGCTATCTGGAACAACCGTCTTCCATGTTGTTATCTATGGTCTAA